The Ischnura elegans chromosome 1, ioIscEleg1.1, whole genome shotgun sequence genome contains a region encoding:
- the LOC124171915 gene encoding proline-rich receptor-like protein kinase PERK10, with protein MAEVWNGSRNEVNFCLAPYYWGYAEDDSPSDMSFDDLVSALFNEAEALDLARRLPSHSPPPPLIPIPQIGRVEALDLTRRSSSHSPPPPLIPISRMGRSYDEETSSLPSTASAASGRSTPPPPISRLSRPSTTQPSPPRPTTQPATSPSLLAVQPPTSPAPQPTSQPLTSPSLPGAHSPTSPMPDTQPLAVTPQLEVESPASPPPDTEGLCSPSPPSSPEPTNPPPRSPSIVIQSPRSSEDDVQWIPSSHSRASSEAQVLDMPVLQSDGAHSASTSVIKSPMKRLSIDDEVPKKKVCRDPRGIRGKKNLHALL; from the coding sequence ATGGCTGAGGTGTGGAATGGATCGCGGAACGAAGTTAACTTCTGTTTAGCTCCATACTACTGGGGGTATGCAGAGGATGATTCACCGAGTGATATGTCATTTGACGACCTCGTTTCGGCGCTGTTTAATGAGGCGGAGGCGCTTGATTTAGCGCGGAGATTGCCATCACATTCTCCACCGCCTCCGCTTATCCCCATTCCACAGATTGGACGGGTGGAGGCACTTGATTTAACGCGGAGATCGTCATCACATTCTCCACCGCCTCCACTTATCCCCATTTCGCGGATGGGGCGGTCTTACGACGAGGAGACATCATCTCTACCGTCCACAGCATCAGCAGCATCGGGGCGTTCAACACCACCACCGCCCATATCTCGTCTGAGCAGGCCATCCACAACTCAACCATCACCACCACGCCCTACAACTCAGCCGGCGACATCACCATCCCTGCTTGCGGTGCAACCCCCCACATCACCAGCACCGCAGCCGACCTCGCAACCGTTGACGTCTCCATCCCTGCCTGGAGCACATTCCCCCACATCTCCGATGCCGGATACTCAACCTCTTGCTGTAACACCACAGCTTGAAGTTGAGTCGCCCGCATCGCCACCACCCGATACCGAAGGTCTTTGCTCACCATCACCTCCATCATCCCCAGAGCCTACAAATCCACCGCCAAGATCTCCTTCCATTGTTATTCAGTCACCGAGATCATCGGAGGACGATGTGCAGTGGATCCCATCGTCACATTCGCGTGCGTCCTCGGAGGCTCAAGTTCTTGATATGCCTGTTTTACAAAGTGATGGAGCTCACTCAGCTTCTACGTCTGTTATAAAGTCACCTATGAAAAGACTCTCCATTGATGATGAGGTTCCGAAGAAAAAGGTGTGTAGAGATCCTcgggggataagagggaaaaaaaatttacatgcacTTTTGTGA